A stretch of DNA from Cannabis sativa cultivar Pink pepper isolate KNU-18-1 chromosome X, ASM2916894v1, whole genome shotgun sequence:
gttagagagaatcagaaaggcacagctAGAAGATCCTGAGCTAGATAAGGCTCGAGACGAAgtaatggctggtcggcctagaggcttttcagccTCGaatagtggaatgttgttatacaaagctcgagtttgtgttcctagtgttgatgagcttaagaaagaaatattgGATGAAGCTTataccacaccttattcgttgcatccgggaaccaccaaaatgtatcaagatttgaaaccctacttctggtggtatgggatgaaaagagatgcggtggactacgtgtccaagtgtttaacctgccagcagattaaagctgaacatcagaggccggcagggttactgcaaccttCAGTCCTTCcagagtggaagtgggaggacattgcaatggactttgtaactggtttaccTAGAAGTACGgagatgtatgattcagtatgggttattgtggacagattcacaaagtcggctcactttctaccagtgaaagttacatattcagtggatcagtacgctgaattgtatgtgaaggagatagttcgtctccatggagctcctaaatctattgtgtcagatagggatccaaagttcacatcgaagttttgggtgagtcttcagaaggctatgggtaccaagttaaagtttagcacaacCTTTCACCCTTAGACTGATGGTCaatcagaaagaactattcagattttggaagacttactgcgagcctgtgtcatggactttgagggttcatggagtaagtacttgcctttaattgaattttcctacaacaatagctaccagagtataatagggatggctccctatgagatgttatatggtagaaaatgtcgttctcttattcattgggacgagacgagAGAAAGGAAGTATTTGGGTCCAGAGTTaatgcagaggaccaatgaagctattgataagatcaaggctcagatgcttgcttctcaaagcaggcagaaaagttatgctgatccgaagcgcagagatattacatttcaggcaggggaacatgttttcctgcgggtttcaccaatgaagggtattagacgcttcggaaagaagggtaagttaagccttaggttcattgggccatttcagatacttgagaaggttgggcaggtagcgtatcggctagccttaccaccagcattatcggctgttcataacgtatttcacatttccatgttaaggaaatacgtgtcagacccgactcatgtcttgagttatgaagcccttgaactacagtcAGACTTAacctatgaagaacaacctgtacagattttggatagaaaggaaaaagttcttcggaacaagactattgcactagttaaggtgctctggaggaacagtaaggtggaagaagccacctgggaattggagtcagatatgaggactcaacatccagagctattcaggttagatttcgaggacgaaatcctattaacggggggataattgtaatgaccgctctagtaatttggattagtaaaggaaattagcactaatttttattattttattattatttgcgaattaatttaattgtggaccccaatatttagaaataaatattagagttataactTCTCGATTCcgtagattttattaaactctaggggtattatttagcttatatgtgaaatatgttatttttgtaatttttgctcggcgacaacggaaaatgtgatggatggctagattgatcacatgggtaagtttagaaccttatttcatagtgggaaatattttagagaaaataaattatcgggattgagcggggttatggaaattgaccattttacccctagctttagaaatacctaagttatacctaaaagggcatttttgtcatttgaaagAAATAAGAGATAGGTGGCTTTTTGGTTGGTTGACACCTAGCAAAGCTATTTTCAGCAAGGGAAAATGGATTTTCCTTAAGCTTTTTCccatttagagaaaatagaagaaaatagaaaatcaACATAaacctttcctctctctttcttgcttTCGACTGGGGCAAATCAAAGGCAAAACCAGATTTCTTCCTTTCATTTCCTTGGATTTTCAGCAAGGATTTAAGCTATTGGAAGTGAGGTAAAGCCCTAGACTAttggttatttatttttaagcctttaagttaggttgaaatggtgttttggtttgataggggctgttaggtttgtttatgcttagggttcgaattttatagGTTATTTGAGTTAAATTAAGTTCCTAGCAGCTGATATTGTTGATTGGGTTGAGCTTTGTGCAACCTTGAGCTTTGAATTCAAagctttggtctttaatggcaagttgagtattgttggtttgttctgtgaattgttggttggaaatggttgtttatgcattgtataggtgtactggagagtttgataaagtttggttgagatttgaggtcatgggggaaatttttgggttcccaagacaaccgaattccggttcgggggACTCCGTACCAACCTGGCCGACGGATGGTGACCTGGAACCggatttccggttgggaaccggtctgcctgttgggggaatttccagaaccctagttttagccaattttgagatatttagggtattgccatgtggtttatcgatagggaaacttttagtttcaagtttaagtcccgaaaagtgatttagtgagtcactcatctgtgttgcaattattgtgattagggcatccatctagcacgagatttccgttcaggtcggcaagcacacttgaattcggaaaacaggtaagaactgtgtataatgtgtgatatgaatattcgaatgtatgtatgtgttaatatatatacatgcttatttgttgtgattcatacactaccaacacttgtacggttgcggtacagagtgcattggtaaggtgtatgatgtttggaagtacatcatggtgttaccagcacttgtacggaaaagtacgaggtgtctgtggtacaacacttaacggtactcaaggtgcggtcgataccctacctacactagtacgatggtatactgagtgcatgtggtacatggtacatggtcgtatcctagttagaacgttcatactcatctgttaagctctgtaaataggtgtatgggcgcctatttacaggtcagaaattatatgatgtgttatatgcatttcttactgagtctgttgactcacagtttctacttccatgtgtaggtaaaggaaaggctataactgaacaggagtgaacccgagctcagatgggattgtacatgtcaagcagcgcgacctggagtgttcggtctcgggacatctgggagttgtattttgaaagtcgctgtgcgacctagaaattgtgtattttgaaatggatagtttgaaaagtaaattttacaaagtttgaaaaacgggatcccggaatttgtaaatactatattatattacaaagtttagtatttaaagcaaaagttttaatttgacacgtttttacagaaatttctttgattagcaaagattgcacaataattgaaaaagcactgtagcatgccttagcattagggcgttacagggGGAGATGCCAAAACTTCGATATCCATTCTGCTTCTTGGAAGTGTGGACATCTAGCCCGGAGTGTGAGAATGTAATCAATGATGCGTGGAGCAGAGGTGAGTACTTACTGGGTAAACTCACAAGGACCAAATGCGAGTTGAAAAGATGGAACCAAGAGGTTTTTGGATTCTGTGATAGAAGATTGGTGGAATTGAGACGTCAATTGACAGAGATTAAAAATGCTGGTATCTCACATAGCAGTATCCAGAGGGAGGCTGATGTGCAATTGGAAATTGTGGAAATGGAGGGAAGAATGGACCGGATTTGGAGACAGTAATCCCGTGAAAATTGGATTCGTTTTGGTGATGCAAATTCTAAGTTCTTTCATTCTTCAACCATCATCAAGCGTCGTCGGAATTCAATCAACTGTATTGAGGACGCTACTGGGATTTGGTTGAGTGAGAGAGGTGAAATTGGAAACTATTTCAACCAATAgttcaaaattttatttgaatcatCGGGCTGTAGCATTGATGATAAGTTTTCCTCTCTTTTTGGAGATAGAGTTTCGGAAGCTGAAAACGAAGCTATAGGCAGAATTCCTGAAGTCGAAGAAATTAAGGATGTGGTGTTTAAAATTCATCCGCTCAAGGCGCCTGGTCTGAATGGTTTCCCGGGAATCTTTTATCGTAAATACTGGCATATTGTTGGCCCTCAGCTCTGCGAGATGGTCAAAGGCTTTTTTGAAACTGGGGTCTTGAACAAAAAGATCAACCATTCGTTCATATGTCTCATTCCAAAGACTTCGCAGGCTACCAGGTTCGATCATTTTCGCCCCATTAGTTTGTGCAACTTCAGTTACAAGgttatttttggtattttaaCAGACCGTCTGAAGAGAGTGTTAGATCGGTTGATATCGCCTTACCAATCAGCCTTTATGCCGAGGCGTTGGATTGCTGAAGCTTCAATCCTTGCCCAAGAAGTGATGCATTCGATTAGATCGAAGAAAGGGAAGGTTGGGGCGATGGCGATCAAGACAGACATGAGTAAAGCCTACGATCGCTTGGAATGGGATTTCATTCGTCATGTCCTCGAAGCAAATGGGTTTAACGATAAAGTGTGTAATCTGGTAATGCAGTGTATCACTACGGTCAACTTTTCCGTGTTACTTAATGGGGCTCCTCTAGCTCCCTTCAATCCTAAAAGGGGTGTTCGACAAGGCGATCCGCTCTccccatttattttcattttgtgcaCTGAGGTGCTATCCAAACTCATTATCAGAGCCGAGAGCAATGGTCAAAtttttggggtgcgtattgctAGATATTCGATCCCAATTTCTCACCTACTGTATGCAGATGACtctatatttttttgtaatgcCACTGTTGCCAATTCGGATAACTTGATGAAATGTATCAGTATTTATGAGGGCTAATCTGGTCAGATGGTAAACAAACAGAAAAGTGGTTTGGTTTTTTCTCCTAATACTGCTAGATCTTGCCGCGAGGAGATTAAACAAAGATTGGGCATCAATTGTTTGAATTCAAGTGAGAAATATCTGGGAAATCCGTTCTTTTTCTCTGCTAGTAAACGACGTGATAATAGTTTTCTGAAGGAAATTTTTTTGAACAAGTTGGAAGGATGGAAAGCGAGACACTTGGCTCAAGCGGGGAGGTCTGTTTTGGTTAGTTCTGTATTACAATCTATCCCAAATTACTTTATGTCAACCTCTCTTTTGCCAAAAACTTTCTATGGTGAGCTTGACAAGATCCTTGCTAGATTTTGGTGGAAAGGTAACTTTGAGAAGTCAAGATACTGTGCTTTAAAGAACTGGAATGAGCTTTTTCAGCCTAAGAAGTGTGGGGGATTGGGTTTTAGAAGAATGGCGGATGTGAATGTTGCTGTTCTTGCCAAGTTGTTTTGGATGGTTCTAAAAGGGGAGGATAAACTGTGGGTCCGGGTTCTTACTGATAAATATTGCAGGCTGCTATCTCCCTGGTCAGTGGAAAAGAAAGAGGTTGATTCGCGGGGTTGGAAGAGTATACTGGCTGCGCGCCAAATCTGTCTAGAAGGTGTTGGTTTGATTGTTGCGGATGGAAGTAACGAGATTTGGGATAGGCCGTGGGTGCCCCATAGGAGGATGGAGGAGTTGAAATCGGGGTTTAATTTGAGTCGTAACCAAGCCTGCTAGCAAATCAAGGATTTATTTGTTAGAGGAAGGCGTGTTTGGAATGAACATTTGATCAAAGAGTGCTTTAATCCTACTAGTGCTGAAGAGATCCTTCGGATTAAACCCCTTCCTGAAGGGGCTGCTGTTTTGTTTTGGAAAGCCTCGAAGTCGGGCATTTTCTCGGTGAAAAGCGCCTATTGGTTAAGTCAGAGTCATAGGTTCAATGAAACAAGTGATTTGTGGGGAAAATTCTGGAAATCAAAAATTCATCCTCGGCTTCAGCTTTTATGCTGGAAGATTTTCTCGGATTGTATTCCTACATAGGGCAGAATTGGTTTATGTAATGGAGATCAATTGAAGTGTAGGTTTTGTTTGGCCTGTGATGAGacttcccttcatctttttttcAAGTGTCATGTGGTTCGCGGCATCTGGTTCAGAAGCTTCTGGGGTTTGAGGAGTGATGGTCTGAAGTGGGATTCTCTCAAGGATTGTGGTGAGTGGTGGTGCGGCCTTAAAGATGATAATCTGGCCTTATTCACTGCTTGTGTTTGGGATACGATCTGGAGATGGCGCAATGAAATGGTGCACAATGACAGAAGTGGCAGTTTAGAGGATATATATGCCGATTGTATGCGTAGATATAGTGAGTTCCAATCGACTCACTATTCAAGTTTAGCTGATATTAATCCTGGGTTGGGCGGGGAAAAACCTCACCAACACCTGCCTCTTGATGTATGTTGTATTCGTGTGGATGCTTCAGTTTTCCAGGAGCAAGCGGGCTTTGCTGCAGTGATTTTTTCGGGGAGTAACTTAGAGAATCAAGCCGTCGTAGCTCCTATGGAAAATATGCTCACTGCTGTGAACTTTGGAAAAGTTTATAGTGTGTTGGAAGGAGAGTTGCAGGGTATTATGTTGGCCTTACACTTGGCTTTGGAGGCTGGAATTCAGGAAGTGCGTATAGAGTCGGACTCCATGGCTGCTGTCAATGCTTTCCAGGCGGGTTTTTTGCCTTTTTGTTGGGACACTTATCCTCTGTTTTGTAACTGTCTTCGTTTGTGTAAGAAGTTTGTCATGGTAAATGTGTCTTATATTCCTAGGGAGCTGAATGTTGTTGCTGATAAATTGGCAAAGTGGGCTAGAATTAACTCTGTGAATCGTTCAGGTCGTATTGGGGATGTGGCCCCTTTTGTAATCCCTTGTTTGTTGTAGTTTCGTTTTTTTTGTGTTTCAATAAAATTCCTTtacttatcaaaaaaaaaaaaaaacactcaggtggcgtttggttggaggtaatgaaatagaatggaatggaaaagaaacaatttttattcaattcttttgtttggttacattttaaagtattgaaatGGCATTCTCTTTCTACCATTTTGGTagaatgactattctattttaaaaaagaaggaaagaccatttcaatgtaacaagaaaaaaatttagtgattttttttcaattttttatgcatttttaaatgttatttcattCATTTTCCTTTCCTATTcacattctcattcctatttttatatttttattcctcccaaccaaacgccaccttaattttttttttttttttaaaaaaaaaaactaaatgcaatagaaacaaaaatatatacaacAGAAAAACCTTTCTCATGAAcaccaataatttttttcttagaacAATCATTTTACTGCTACCTTTACtcttcttcataatttcttcatcatctttatcaatataaaaatatatagaaaccagttatcaaacaaaaaataagaaCCCAAAACTTACATcccattaagaaaaaaaaaacaacaatcaaGCTAAAATAATCAGAAACTAGGTGTCAAACCAATAA
This window harbors:
- the LOC115719973 gene encoding uncharacterized protein LOC115719973, with translation MKQVICGENSGNQKFILGFSFYAGRFSRICHVVRGIWFRSFWGLRSDGLKWDSLKDCGEWWCGLKDDNLALFTACVWDTIWRWRNEMVHNDRSGSLEDIYADCMRRYSEFQSTHYSSLADINPGLGGEKPHQHLPLDVCCIRVDASVFQEQAGFAAVIFSGSNLENQAVVAPMENMLTAVNFGKVYSVLEGELQGIMLALHLALEAGIQEVRIESDSMAAVNAFQAGFLPFCWDTYPLFCNCLRLCKKFVMVNVSYIPRELNVVADKLAKWARINSVNRSGRIGDVAPFVIPCLL